The Clostridia bacterium genomic interval GCCAAAGCACCGGATCCTTCGTTTGTACCGCCTGCACCGCCCGGCGCAAAAAATCCCATTCCTGCTCGCTCAACCCTTCTCCCCGAACCAGCCGGCCTAGCACCTCATAGTACTGGAGGGTCAAGCTGGGATCAAATTGAAAGGCGCCTGCCCGGTTGGTCAATGCTAACAGGTCGCAGACTTCTACCGGGTCAATTTGCATAGGGGTGGCGGTAGCCAACCACAGGCTGCGGGCTTTTGGGCGCAGGAAATCGCGGACTGCTGAATAAAGGTAACCGTAGTCCGGGTGAGCGCCAGGTCCGGCAGCTGGGTTGCGGCGCCGCAGCGCGTGGGCCTCATCCACCAGGGCAATGTCAAGCGCCTCCGCATCCTGAAGAGCCTGAGCCCGTTCTTGGCGTGCCAAAAGGCCCGTGGACATAATAACTAAATCGGGTTCGTAGATGGAAGTAGCCGGGCGATTACTTTGCGTAGGCCAAATGTACTCGTGGGCAATATCCGGCCTAGTCTGCACCCGACCAAAGGGCAGCAGTACCCGAGAAGCCATTTGCCGGTGCCACTGCCGGGTCAGGCTGGCCGGGGCTGCCACCAAGATGCGCTTGACCAGGCCAGATAAGTACAGTGAGCGAAATGCTAAGCCAGCCTCAATGGTCTTGCCCAGCCCCACCTCGTCACACAACAAGTAGGAAAAGGGCCAGCTTCCCACCAGCCTCCTCACCACCACCGCCTGGTGCGGCCAGGGTGCCACCGGGGCCGTCTCCATCCCCACCAAGCGCCCACCTGGAAGCTTAGGACCATCCCTCAGCACCGCAAATTGCAGCCGCTCCAGGGCGCTGGGTGGTCTCACCGGCTTGGGGCTGGCCGTGCTCCCGTCAACCTCCGC includes:
- a CDS encoding helicase, coding for MTKPAEVAAEQKGLCSYPWRLSYKTSSTVIDGRPVNILHDFYIPALRLAVRYDRVAGYFRSSSLAAASQGFSTFVGRQGKMRLIVGADLEPDDVKAILAGDKERLAARLNGELEHPESWPEGIQNGVTLLAWMVAHGYLEVRVAFRVHRETGEPLPLDAVDDGYVHEKWFILYDQFGHRLYGAGTLNESRTALVLNAENIDVHCDWWGERDRRRVDEAAAAFDKLWMNQVPHMPVLTLPEAVHRRLIRLAEGVSCPAEVDGSTASPKPVRPPSALERLQFAVLRDGPKLPGGRLVGMETAPVAPWPHQAVVVRRLVGSWPFSYLLCDEVGLGKTIEAGLAFRSLYLSGLVKRILVAAPASLTRQWHRQMASRVLLPFGRVQTRPDIAHEYIWPTQSNRPATSIYEPDLVIMSTGLLARQERAQALQDAEALDIALVDEAHALRRRNPAAGPGAHPDYGYLYSAVRDFLRPKARSLWLATATPMQIDPVEVCDLLALTNRAGAFQFDPSLTLQYYEVLGRLVRGEGLSEQEWDFLRRAVQAVQTKDPVLW